From a single Acidobacteriota bacterium genomic region:
- the queA gene encoding tRNA preQ1(34) S-adenosylmethionine ribosyltransferase-isomerase QueA — protein MLVSDFDFHLPEKLIAQEPAAKRDESRLLVVSRATGKLTDAVFKSLPDFLNPTDLLVLNDTRVFPARLLGNRLLPDGEVGAKVEIFLVREIEPLVWEALVRPGKAMQVGTRVRFASDKLSAEVVEWGEMGRRLIRFTTTGDFNQIIDEIGRAPLPPYIKRDEALRLDAERYQTIYAKERGAIAAPTAGLHFTPEIFAQLKARGIDRAQVTLHVGYGTFQPVKVERVEDHHVEAERFSISQAAAGKINSALHENRRVIAVGTTTTRALESAARRQESGVRSQESQEKDAAKESPLHLFTSSPLQAVDYQQTELFIYPGYEFRVINGLLTNFHLPRSSLLMLVAAFAGRELIMEAYAHAVKNEYRFYSYGDAMLIL, from the coding sequence GTGTTGGTATCGGATTTCGATTTTCATTTACCGGAAAAATTAATCGCCCAGGAACCCGCTGCAAAACGTGACGAATCGCGCTTGCTGGTCGTCAGTCGCGCCACCGGCAAACTGACCGATGCAGTTTTCAAATCGCTGCCTGACTTTTTAAACCCGACCGATTTACTGGTGCTCAACGACACGCGGGTTTTTCCCGCGAGGCTCCTGGGCAATCGTTTGTTGCCGGATGGCGAAGTTGGAGCAAAGGTCGAGATATTTTTAGTGCGCGAAATCGAGCCGCTCGTATGGGAAGCCTTGGTGCGACCCGGCAAAGCCATGCAGGTTGGCACTCGTGTGCGATTTGCGAGCGATAAACTTTCTGCCGAAGTCGTTGAATGGGGCGAGATGGGCAGACGTTTGATTCGCTTCACGACCACAGGCGATTTCAATCAAATCATTGATGAAATCGGGCGCGCGCCTTTGCCGCCCTACATTAAACGCGACGAAGCTTTGCGTCTGGACGCCGAGCGTTACCAGACCATCTATGCCAAAGAACGCGGCGCGATTGCCGCGCCGACTGCCGGATTGCACTTTACCCCGGAAATTTTCGCGCAATTGAAAGCGCGCGGGATTGACCGGGCGCAAGTCACCCTGCACGTCGGTTACGGCACTTTTCAACCGGTGAAAGTCGAGCGCGTCGAAGACCATCACGTCGAAGCCGAGCGTTTCAGCATCAGCCAAGCCGCAGCCGGGAAAATTAATTCCGCATTGCATGAAAATCGCCGCGTCATCGCTGTCGGCACGACGACCACCCGCGCGCTTGAATCAGCGGCAAGGCGTCAGGAGTCAGGAGTCAGGAGTCAGGAGTCGCAGGAAAAAGATGCAGCTAAAGAGTCGCCTCTTCACCTCTTCACCTCTTCACCTCTTCAAGCAGTCGATTATCAGCAGACCGAATTATTCATCTATCCGGGATACGAATTTCGCGTCATCAATGGTCTCCTAACCAATTTTCATCTGCCGCGCTCATCACTCTTGATGCTGGTTGCGGCATTTGCCGGGCGCGAATTGATTATGGAAGCCTACGCGCACGCCGTGAAAAATGAATACCGGTTTTATAGCTACGGCGATGCGATGTTGATTTTGTGA
- a CDS encoding glycosyltransferase family 4 protein encodes MKNELLQLNHQALYAAFDRFPSRKGAAVHINQMAGTLFDAANGGLLFVLGDDALPAYQREDQVEIVRFSKSIANFLDRTLAYGRALRKLLKAQRDTLKLCHFRDVWSGIAVLEKKNYVTVFEVNALPSIELPYTYPNLAPATLDKIRLAEQFCFVASDAIITPSHSLQENLIKRGVDADKITVIANGATIQPKPPRPANVPERYLIYFGALQRWQGVEVLLRSFARLADLTDLHLVICASTHPRTARAYQKLATKLEIAERLHWFFALEEDELAPLRAHAQLSVAPLIECSRNLEQGCAPLKILESMAAGVPVVASDMPSVREIINDKIDGKLVRPDRPSDLARAIRVMLEYPETLQAMGERARRRIEEHFTWEKSTDELRALYHSLCPELTGKSIA; translated from the coding sequence GTGAAAAACGAACTGTTACAACTCAATCATCAAGCGCTCTATGCGGCGTTTGACAGGTTTCCTTCGCGTAAAGGCGCGGCGGTTCATATCAATCAGATGGCTGGAACACTGTTTGACGCGGCAAATGGCGGTCTGCTTTTTGTCCTCGGCGATGACGCGCTTCCGGCTTATCAACGCGAAGACCAGGTGGAAATCGTACGGTTTTCAAAATCGATTGCCAATTTTCTTGACCGCACATTGGCTTATGGTCGGGCGCTTAGGAAATTATTAAAAGCGCAACGTGACACCTTAAAACTCTGCCATTTCCGCGATGTCTGGAGCGGCATTGCGGTTCTCGAAAAGAAAAATTATGTGACCGTGTTTGAAGTCAACGCCTTGCCTTCAATCGAACTGCCATACACTTATCCGAATCTCGCGCCCGCGACGCTTGATAAAATTCGCCTCGCCGAACAGTTTTGTTTTGTCGCGTCCGACGCCATCATCACGCCTTCACATTCTTTGCAAGAAAATTTGATTAAGCGAGGGGTTGATGCGGATAAAATCACGGTGATTGCCAACGGCGCAACTATTCAACCGAAACCACCACGCCCCGCGAATGTGCCTGAACGTTATTTGATTTACTTCGGCGCATTGCAACGCTGGCAAGGTGTCGAGGTGTTGCTGAGAAGTTTTGCGCGGCTTGCAGACCTCACCGATTTGCATCTGGTGATTTGCGCATCCACGCATCCGCGCACCGCCAGAGCGTATCAAAAGCTCGCAACAAAACTTGAAATTGCCGAACGCCTGCACTGGTTTTTCGCATTGGAAGAAGACGAACTCGCGCCGCTTCGCGCACACGCGCAGCTTTCCGTTGCGCCGCTTATCGAATGTTCACGCAATCTCGAACAAGGCTGCGCGCCGCTTAAAATTCTTGAATCAATGGCAGCGGGGGTGCCGGTCGTGGCTTCCGACATGCCCTCGGTTCGCGAAATCATCAATGACAAAATTGATGGGAAGTTGGTTCGCCCAGACCGCCCGTCGGATTTGGCGAGAGCCATTCGCGTAATGCTCGAATACCCTGAAACTTTGCAGGCGATGGGCGAACGCGCGCGCCGACGGATTGAAGAACATTTCACCTGGGAAAAATCTACAGACGAGTTGCGCGCGCTTTATCATTCGCTTTGTCCTGAACTCACTGGCAAATCTATTGCGTAA